The Corythoichthys intestinalis isolate RoL2023-P3 chromosome 1, ASM3026506v1, whole genome shotgun sequence genome has a segment encoding these proteins:
- the LOC130921590 gene encoding potassium voltage-gated channel subfamily H member 1-like, giving the protein MVFRKISDVKREEDEGQRRKNEAPLNLPPDHPVRKLFQRFRQQQEARTATEKTCEDNDVEKGPLYVEIPKTAIIITSIVTVTESPATPSSPPNKAKSKAGGASRNPWRNLRTGKRCPKPSPWRRCQSEPKVTSHRCP; this is encoded by the coding sequence ATGGTGTTCCGAAAAATCAGCGATGTGAAACGAGAGGAAGACGAGGGTCAGAGGCGGAAAAACGAAGCCCCTCTCAACTTGCCTCCCGACCACCCGGTGCGTAAACTCTTCCAGCGCTTCCGGCAGCAGCAGGAGGCTCGGACGGCCACGGAAAAGACGTGTGAAGACAATGACGTGGAGAAGGGTCCCCTCTATGTGGAAATTCCCAAGACAGCAATCATCATCACCAGCATTGTGACAGTGACGGAAAGCCCGGCAACGCCGTCATCGCCGCCAAACAAGGCAAAATCAAAGGCTGGGGGCGCTTCGAGGAATCCATGGCGAAACCTGAGAACTGGAAAACGGTGTCCAAAGCCTAGTCCATGGAGACGTTGCCAGAGCGAACCAAAGGTCACGAGTCACAGATGCCCCTGA